In Cyanobacteriota bacterium, the following are encoded in one genomic region:
- the gltX gene encoding glutamate--tRNA ligase, producing MIKTRIAPSPTGSLHLGTVRTALYNQLLAKSLAGKFCFRLEDTDRTRSHEDFTKEIIEGFKWLNIDWDGEMIRQSERGSKYQEYVDQLLANSKAYKCYANAEELEEMRKLQKASKLPEGYDNRGRNLSAEQVQQYEAEARKFVIRLNLGVDRNIEWNDVVRGSMSINTKDLGGDPIIQKFDGQVLYNFAVVVDDHEMLMTHVFRGEDHLTNTAKQIAIYQALGFKEPIFGHLPLIFTKDKQKLSKRKHGDIAGVEKYRKEGYLPEALVNYLIATSYSAINDNEIYTLDEAAKTFDPNRISKSPAIYDIAKLNWFNREYINKFSHDELMAHLKPYLKYDLSVFDETQQKELFDAIRGNLNKFDEINDNVSYFFDEETIDEKQIKFVTEAKAVLEKLIAILSIEGFDFDNAVQIKEEINMIGEELGLKAKQLFWPIRIALCSRSHGPDLGFIISLLGKDKSLARLSKHV from the coding sequence GTGATTAAAACCAGAATAGCACCAAGCCCAACAGGCAGCCTGCATCTAGGTACCGTAAGAACAGCTCTTTATAACCAATTGCTCGCTAAATCATTAGCTGGCAAGTTTTGCTTCCGTTTGGAAGATACTGATAGAACTAGAAGCCATGAGGATTTTACCAAAGAAATTATTGAGGGTTTTAAATGGCTCAATATTGATTGGGATGGAGAGATGATTCGTCAATCTGAAAGAGGATCTAAGTATCAAGAATATGTAGATCAATTGCTTGCTAATTCCAAAGCCTATAAGTGTTACGCCAACGCAGAAGAACTTGAGGAAATGCGCAAACTACAAAAAGCTAGCAAGCTCCCTGAGGGCTATGATAATCGTGGACGTAACTTAAGTGCTGAGCAAGTTCAACAGTATGAAGCTGAAGCACGCAAATTTGTTATTCGCCTGAATTTAGGAGTTGATCGCAATATTGAATGGAATGATGTTGTTAGAGGTTCAATGTCTATTAATACCAAAGATCTTGGTGGTGATCCGATTATCCAGAAATTTGATGGTCAAGTACTTTACAACTTTGCTGTTGTTGTTGATGATCATGAAATGTTGATGACTCATGTCTTTAGAGGTGAGGACCATTTGACCAACACTGCAAAACAAATTGCCATTTACCAAGCTCTTGGTTTTAAAGAACCAATTTTTGGACACTTACCTTTGATTTTTACTAAAGACAAACAGAAGTTATCTAAGCGCAAACACGGTGATATAGCGGGTGTAGAGAAATATCGCAAAGAGGGTTATTTACCTGAGGCTCTGGTTAATTATTTAATTGCTACTAGTTATAGTGCTATTAATGATAATGAAATATATACTCTTGATGAGGCTGCTAAGACTTTTGATCCAAATAGAATAAGTAAAAGTCCGGCAATTTATGATATTGCCAAACTTAATTGGTTCAATAGAGAATATATCAACAAGTTTAGTCATGATGAATTGATGGCTCACTTGAAGCCTTATCTCAAATATGACTTGTCTGTTTTTGATGAAACTCAACAAAAAGAATTATTCGATGCAATTAGAGGTAATTTAAACAAGTTTGATGAGATTAATGACAATGTATCATACTTCTTTGATGAAGAAACCATTGATGAAAAACAAATTAAATTTGTAACGGAAGCTAAAGCTGTTTTAGAAAAACTCATTGCGATTTTGTCTATTGAAGGTTTTGACTTTGATAATGCTGTCCAAATCAAAGAAGAAATTAACATGATTGGAGAAGAACTTGGGCTTAAAGCCAAGCAATTATTTTGGCCTATTCGCATTGCTCTTTGCTCAAGATCACATGGTCCTGACTTAGGATTTATCATCTCTCTATTGGGCAAAGACAAGTCTTTGGCTAGGCTCTCTAAGCATGTCTAA